From the Leptolyngbya sp. O-77 genome, one window contains:
- a CDS encoding ParA family protein, whose translation MVQKIALFNHKGGVSKTTTTFNLGWMLASKGKRVILVDSDPQCNLTGMALGEETEDDEARIQEIYNTVSNIKTGLAPAFESQPRAIEAVDCIPVSGRDDLFLLPGHVGFAEYEVTLGIAQELSGSIQALKNLPGSINDLFEKTAAKFNADYILIDMSPSLGSINQNLLMISDFFVVPTTADFFSVMAIDSLVKVLPRWHAWARSASSLQILKEANYPFPNVKLRFLGTIVQNYRIIRGKETAAFQTWIEKIEKSVAEKLVPTLRQSDMMLSDYVYRDQGLEDSLSLAKISNFNSLIALSQEHRTPVYDLTPEQLRQTGVVLEKNQQKQEEFRKTFSDLADRVIALSSESSAYAVSA comes from the coding sequence ATGGTTCAAAAAATTGCTTTATTCAACCACAAAGGCGGAGTTAGCAAAACCACAACCACCTTCAATTTGGGTTGGATGCTTGCCTCAAAAGGGAAAAGAGTCATTCTTGTTGATAGCGATCCACAATGTAATCTCACAGGCATGGCCTTAGGAGAGGAAACTGAAGATGACGAAGCCCGGATTCAAGAAATTTACAACACGGTATCAAACATAAAGACAGGCTTAGCTCCTGCGTTTGAATCACAACCAAGAGCAATCGAGGCTGTTGATTGTATTCCAGTATCAGGTCGAGATGATTTATTTCTATTACCTGGGCATGTTGGCTTTGCTGAGTACGAAGTGACACTTGGTATTGCTCAAGAGCTAAGTGGTTCGATCCAAGCCCTTAAAAACTTGCCAGGTTCCATCAATGACTTGTTTGAGAAGACGGCAGCTAAGTTTAATGCAGATTATATTCTGATTGATATGAGTCCTAGCTTAGGCTCAATCAATCAGAACTTACTGATGATCAGCGATTTTTTTGTAGTCCCAACTACTGCTGACTTTTTCTCTGTAATGGCAATTGACTCTCTAGTTAAGGTTTTGCCCAGATGGCATGCCTGGGCTAGGTCAGCTAGTTCGCTTCAGATTCTGAAAGAAGCTAACTACCCTTTTCCTAATGTTAAGCTTCGGTTCCTAGGAACAATTGTGCAAAACTATAGAATTATACGAGGTAAAGAGACGGCTGCATTTCAAACTTGGATTGAGAAGATTGAGAAGTCTGTTGCTGAAAAACTGGTTCCGACTCTGAGACAGAGCGACATGATGTTGTCAGATTATGTGTATCGGGATCAGGGTCTTGAAGACAGCCTTTCTCTCGCAAAGATTTCTAACTTTAATAGCCTAATTGCTCTATCCCAGGAACATCGAACTCCAGTCTATGACCTAACCCCTGAGCAGTTAAGACAAACAGGTGTGGTCTTGGAGAAGAATCAGCAAAAGCAGGAAGAGTTTAGGAAAACTTTTTCAGATTTAGCAGACAGAGTTATTGCATTAAGTTCTGAAAGCTCCGCATATGCAGTCAGCGCTTGA
- a CDS encoding HEPN domain-containing protein, translating into MQSALDQFRISISRVRDLIALHNSVKAQATGALDVSDMLRAALVLAVSALDYYVHEVVTLGMLEIHRGNRPEPAPSANTTQSAFSRFQVSLGGARQDRLTAIDITSWLEAEMQLAQGYEFLRKSHTISDLAPIISSSILNKLNNTSWLEGEIRERLGYQSFQQADKIADAIRYISDKKLWDEVATQMRKPSKDIKQELNSIVDRRNKIAHEADIDPTFNIGSRWNIDEVLVGDAVDFIERLVESIHKVLL; encoded by the coding sequence ATGCAGTCAGCGCTTGATCAGTTTCGCATCAGCATTAGTCGCGTTCGAGACCTGATTGCACTTCATAACTCTGTCAAAGCTCAAGCCACTGGCGCACTTGATGTATCAGATATGTTACGTGCTGCGCTCGTTCTTGCTGTAAGCGCGCTAGACTACTACGTGCATGAAGTTGTCACATTAGGAATGCTGGAAATTCATCGAGGCAATCGCCCTGAGCCAGCACCCTCAGCAAACACAACTCAATCAGCGTTCTCGCGCTTTCAAGTCTCGCTGGGTGGTGCGCGTCAAGATCGATTAACAGCAATTGATATTACCTCATGGCTTGAGGCTGAAATGCAGCTAGCTCAGGGATATGAATTTCTCCGGAAGTCTCACACAATTTCAGATTTGGCTCCCATAATATCGAGCAGTATTCTCAATAAGTTAAACAATACGTCTTGGCTAGAAGGTGAAATTAGAGAGCGTTTAGGATATCAAAGCTTTCAGCAGGCAGACAAAATTGCCGATGCCATTAGATACATTTCAGACAAAAAATTGTGGGACGAAGTAGCTACTCAAATGAGGAAGCCTTCAAAAGATATCAAACAAGAATTAAATTCAATCGTCGATCGAAGAAATAAAATTGCTCATGAAGCTGACATCGACCCAACTTTTAATATTGGCAGTCGATGGAATATTGATGAGGTGCTAGTTGGCGATGCAGTTGACTTTATTGAGAGGCTTGTTGAGAGTATTCATAAAGTGTTGTTATAA
- a CDS encoding Uma2 family endonuclease, whose translation MQSELPAPTAIAPGSLTVHLPPSLPLSEEQFFEFCQVNRDLRIEQNADGDLVIMSPVGSGTGNREAGIIGQLYVWNEQTGQGFVFSSSAGFKLSTGAKRSPDAAWIRLDRWNALTPEQQERFAPICPDVVIELRSPSDSLETLQTKMREYQQEPGFQLGWLIDRGDRRAYLYRPSELVQVLDNPDSLSGDPVLTGFRLDLSKVW comes from the coding sequence CACGGTTCACCTGCCGCCCTCGCTGCCCCTGAGCGAGGAACAGTTTTTTGAGTTTTGCCAGGTCAATCGCGACTTGCGAATCGAACAAAATGCAGATGGAGATTTGGTGATTATGTCGCCTGTTGGTTCTGGTACTGGCAATCGCGAAGCAGGCATCATCGGTCAACTCTATGTCTGGAATGAGCAAACTGGACAGGGCTTCGTGTTTAGCTCCAGCGCGGGGTTCAAGCTGTCTACGGGGGCGAAGCGATCGCCCGATGCGGCGTGGATTCGGCTGGATCGGTGGAACGCGCTGACCCCAGAACAGCAGGAGCGATTTGCGCCGATTTGTCCCGATGTAGTGATTGAGCTGCGATCGCCCAGCGACAGCCTGGAAACCTTGCAGACCAAGATGCGCGAATATCAGCAGGAGCCAGGCTTTCAACTCGGCTGGCTGATCGATCGGGGCGATCGCCGCGCCTATCTCTACCGCCCTAGCGAGTTGGTGCAGGTGCTAGACAACCCCGACTCGCTCAGCGGCGACCCGGTGCTGACAGGGTTTCGGCTGGACTTGAGCAAGGTCTGGTGA